The genome window TAATTATTTTTCTATATTAAACTCTCATAGATTTTTATCTTTATTAGAGAATATCTTAGCATATTCTATGTAAGAAGCCCGTGAAAATATAAACGGGCTCATTATGCTAAGATATTAAGTTATTAGTTACTTATTTTCTTTTTTTGCGTAACGTTTGTTGAAACGTTCTACTCTACCTTCAGTATCCATAATTTTTTGTGTACCGGTATAGAATGGGTGGCAGCTGCTGCAAATTTCAACTCTTACGTTCTCTTTAACTGAGCCTGTCTCAATAACGTTTCCACATACGCAACTTATTTGTGTTTTTTTATAATCAGGATGAATACCTTGTTTCATTGCAAAATACCTCTTTAACTGTAAAGGATAACTACGTAAGTTAATATTATCACAAGCAAAATTTTATCGTAAATTTAGAAAAATTTTTCTCAATAAAAGTTTAAATTTTAGGTAATTACATAAAAACTTTACTCAACTAAGAGACTTTGTTAAATATTTTTAGTTCCGGTAATAGGATTAGATCTTTATAATAACTGACTAATAATAACAGAGCTATTAAGTTTTTTAGCGGTTATAGTGTTCTCAAAAATTGTACAACGTAAATTGATTGTGATACATTAAAATTAACTTATTTAATAATCTTAAAAAGATGATTGAAAAAATGGTAAGTATAAAAGATTTGTTAAAAGAAAAACAGGAATATACCAAGCAAGATATTGTTTCTCTTTTAAAAATAAACGATAAAACAGCGTTAGAAGATTTATATGCACTTGCTGACAGTGTTAGAGAAAAATATGTCGGCAATGTGATTCATGTGCGTGGAATTGTTGAATTCTCAAATTATTGTTCAAAGAATTGCCTGTATTGCGGAATAAGAAGATCTAATGATCAAGTTCATCGATATAGAATGGATGAAGATAAAATAATTAAATCTGCTAAAAAAGCTGAAGGCTTAGGATATAAACCGGCTATTTTGCCGTCCGGGGAAGATTCTTATTATGATGTTGATAAAGTAGTGAGAATTATTAAAGCAATAAAAGAATCTACAAACTTATTTATCACATTAAGCATTGGTGAAAGACCCGAAATTGAATATAAATTAATGAAAGAAGCCGGTGCAGACAGGTATCTTTTAAAGCATGAAACCAGTGATCCTATTCTTTATAGACAGTTACATCCTGATTTAAAATATTCAAACAGAATAAAATGCCTTAGAGCATTAAAACAACTTGGCTATGAGACAGGAAGCGGAATTATGATCGGACTTCCAGGACAGACTTTAGAAAGTATAGCCAATGATATTCTTCTGTTTAAAGCTATGGATATTGATATGATTGGAATGGGGCCTTATCTGCCACATCCTAATACTCCTTTAGCCAGAAAGTTTGAACAGGCGGGTGGGTATTTTGCTCCAGCTATAGGTTATTTTGATGTCGAAGAAATGGTATATAAGATAATCGCAATAACAAGAATAGTTACAAAAACCACTCATATTCCTGCCACAACTGCATTAGGGGTTATAAATGAAAAAGAAGGCAAGGAAACTGCTCTAAAATGTGGAGCAAATGTATTTATGGTGAATATTACAGATCAGGAATATAAACAGTACTATGAAATATATCCGGCTAAGATTCAACTAAGCAATAAAAATCCTGATTCTATAAGTGAAATTTCTTCAAAATTTAAAAGCTTAAATAGACAGGTTCAGTAAATATTTGGTAGTGATATAGAACGTATTCAGAAATCAAATTTTCCTAGTGTCATTGCGAGGTGCCAAAGGCACTTATTTATGTCATTAATCCTTCCAACAATATACAGCGTCATTGCGAGGAACGAAATGCAATGAAGTGACGAAGCAATCCAAAAGAAGATAGTATAATATTATTTGGATTGGTGACACAGTCACCTTTTATAACTCATAAATCACTGTAATTAAGACTAAGATTGTAGAGTTTAATGGTGCAGCTTTGCTGCCTCGCAATGACAGTGCGACGATTAGTCGGATTATTGCTCTGAAAAAATTTATCACTTTAATTTTTACCATTACCAAATATTTTTCCCAAATAAAAAAAGGACTTTTATGTCCTTTGGGGGTTATTTACATGAGTGATTGTTTTAAACTGTTAAGCTACGTATTTAAATGACCTTTCAATATTTTTATCGATAATTTTTTGAACGGATTCAAGTTCTGTACTA of Candidatus Melainabacteria bacterium RIFOXYA2_FULL_32_9 contains these proteins:
- a CDS encoding [FeFe] hydrogenase H-cluster radical SAM maturase HydE, which encodes MKDLLKEKQEYTKQDIVSLLKINDKTALEDLYALADSVREKYVGNVIHVRGIVEFSNYCSKNCLYCGIRRSNDQVHRYRMDEDKIIKSAKKAEGLGYKPAILPSGEDSYYDVDKVVRIIKAIKESTNLFITLSIGERPEIEYKLMKEAGADRYLLKHETSDPILYRQLHPDLKYSNRIKCLRALKQLGYETGSGIMIGLPGQTLESIANDILLFKAMDIDMIGMGPYLPHPNTPLARKFEQAGGYFAPAIGYFDVEEMVYKIIAITRIVTKTTHIPATTALGVINEKEGKETALKCGANVFMVNITDQEYKQYYEIYPAKIQLSNKNPDSISEISSKFKSLNRQVQ
- a CDS encoding 50S ribosomal protein L31, yielding MKQGIHPDYKKTQISCVCGNVIETGSVKENVRVEICSSCHPFYTGTQKIMDTEGRVERFNKRYAKKENK